The proteins below are encoded in one region of Neisseria macacae ATCC 33926:
- a CDS encoding GNAT family N-acetyltransferase: MQNTKNQARGSGIHARHNPTNDKTVSDDRQNASGNIVAPPRYRLTKLGEQMARLPIDPKIARILLAAKKHDCMAEILVIASALSIQDPRERPLEARDAAAKAHERFTDKQSDFLAYLNIWDSFQRERDKGLSNKQLVQWCRQYFLSHLRMREWRELHHQLAQTAIEMGLTTKEAAFRRPPEVRQLTSSENAGDQDLSAKLKQKQLDKKQHRAQIRAAKEAGYEQIHRALLTGLIANVGMKSPDGNDYTGARGSRFHLFPASALFKAKPKWVMAAELVETTKLYARDVAAIQPEWIEQEAPHLVRYHYFEPHWEQKRGEVIASERVTLYGLTVLPRRPVSYGRIAPEEAREIFIRSALVAQECDLKADFFVHNKKLIKEITELEHKSRKQDVLVDDEALFAFYHERLPDFYTADAVSDGLHPTNPQQTTPSPVGEGWGEGKTIAAQTNFSATSASPLPNPLPQEREQSAAVSTVSGSLKSSATTFRIRPATHNDAAQIAELFRRAVLHIETSHYSDSEKAAWIQGADNAAFWQKRIGRGCIRLAAQNDRILGFIEYLPEQNHLDCLFTDPAHQRQGIASALLSAVLPQADADKTVTTDVSAAALPFFKKQGFILQHQNQIQRNGSVLINYRMILQTDSIDAAAQTTPSPVGEGWGEGKTVAAQTNFSATAATPLPNPLPQEREQGTAASTVSGSLHPTNPQQPSPSPVGEGWGEGKTVAAQTNFSATSANPLPNPLPQERGQSTAISTVSDDPKAQRLPENSLCYANGQPILLGDRVTIDSRQWHGKIVALIAEQQCDPSIGSAEKWATLQSGVMARFDEAGLVHYPDAETAGELILLARADAADVLKSQKHNVECVAQATHADSKDTDNRVREPSSPTLQNFSDDPKPKTPKNRLKPLPLADIRTFQAWLKTAERDNPRLLFLSRDDLMQHAAAHITEEQFPKHWQTADGKFKLSYRFEPHHPLDGVTLTLPLTVLNRISPASLEWLVPGMIREKIQLQIKALPKQIRRICVPVPEFITQFLSQNPDRNAPILPQLAQAIAKTAGDIRILEQINQDEWAAFRLPEHCYFNLRIIDDGGQELAMGRDLIQIQQQLGKAAATTFRDNTQEFERDNVTAWDIGTLPESIKFARGKQQLTGYLGLQKEKDGRIALRLFDTSDAAEQAHRLGVIELMKLQLKEQVKDLNKGIQGFTQAAMLLKHINADTLRDDLTQAVCDRAFIGEDELPRNEKAFKEQIKRARSRLPAVKETLSRYLQETAAAYAELNGKLGKHPLTHLLRLRLQTLLAAGFASRTPWAQWPRLPIYLKAMTLRLEKYSGNPARDAAREADIQELEQMWQEKTDGLVKQGQPVSDDLAAFRWMIEELRVSLFAQELKTPYPVSVKRLLKVWETKEK; the protein is encoded by the coding sequence ATGCAAAACACTAAAAATCAAGCACGCGGCTCAGGCATTCATGCCCGACACAATCCGACAAACGACAAAACCGTTTCAGACGACCGTCAAAACGCTTCAGGCAATATCGTCGCCCCTCCCCGATACCGCCTGACCAAACTCGGCGAACAAATGGCACGTCTGCCCATCGATCCGAAAATCGCGCGCATTTTGTTAGCGGCGAAGAAACACGACTGCATGGCGGAAATATTGGTGATTGCGTCCGCGCTGTCGATTCAAGACCCGCGCGAGCGGCCGCTGGAAGCGCGCGATGCCGCGGCCAAGGCGCATGAGCGTTTTACCGACAAGCAGTCCGATTTTCTTGCCTATCTGAACATTTGGGACAGCTTCCAGCGCGAGCGCGACAAAGGCTTGTCCAACAAGCAGCTGGTGCAGTGGTGCCGCCAATATTTCCTGTCGCACCTGCGGATGCGCGAATGGCGCGAGCTGCACCACCAGCTTGCCCAAACCGCGATTGAAATGGGTTTGACCACCAAGGAAGCCGCTTTCAGACGGCCTCCCGAAGTCAGGCAGCTCACGTCGTCTGAAAATGCGGGCGACCAAGACCTATCCGCCAAACTCAAACAAAAACAACTGGATAAAAAGCAACACCGCGCCCAAATCCGCGCCGCCAAAGAAGCGGGCTACGAACAAATCCACCGCGCCCTGCTCACCGGCCTTATCGCCAACGTCGGCATGAAATCGCCCGACGGCAACGACTACACCGGCGCGCGCGGCAGCCGCTTCCACCTTTTCCCCGCCTCCGCCCTGTTCAAAGCCAAACCCAAATGGGTGATGGCGGCAGAACTCGTTGAAACGACAAAACTTTATGCGCGCGACGTAGCCGCCATCCAGCCCGAATGGATCGAGCAGGAAGCGCCGCACCTCGTCCGCTACCACTATTTCGAGCCGCACTGGGAACAAAAACGCGGCGAAGTCATCGCCAGCGAACGCGTTACGCTCTACGGCCTGACCGTCTTGCCGCGCCGCCCCGTGTCCTACGGCAGAATCGCCCCCGAAGAAGCGCGCGAAATCTTTATCCGCAGCGCGCTGGTGGCGCAGGAATGCGATTTGAAAGCGGACTTTTTTGTCCACAACAAAAAGCTGATTAAGGAAATTACCGAACTCGAACACAAATCGCGCAAGCAAGACGTGCTGGTCGATGACGAAGCCCTGTTTGCGTTTTATCACGAACGGCTGCCCGATTTTTATACGGCGGACGCGGTTTCAGACGGCCTGCATCCTACAAATCCGCAGCAAACCACCCCCTCCCCCGTGGGGGAGGGCTGGGGAGAGGGCAAAACAATTGCCGCACAAACCAACTTTTCCGCAACCTCAGCAAGCCCTCTCCCTAACCCTCTCCCGCAGGAGAGGGAACAGAGTGCCGCCGTTTCAACGGTTTCAGGCAGCCTGAAATCATCCGCAACAACATTCCGCATACGCCCCGCCACACATAATGATGCAGCCCAAATTGCCGAACTGTTCCGCCGCGCCGTCCTGCACATTGAAACAAGCCATTATAGCGACAGCGAAAAAGCCGCATGGATACAGGGCGCGGACAATGCCGCCTTTTGGCAAAAACGGATTGGACGCGGCTGTATCCGATTGGCAGCGCAAAATGACCGCATACTCGGCTTTATCGAATACCTGCCCGAGCAAAATCATTTGGACTGCCTATTTACCGACCCTGCCCACCAGCGGCAAGGCATCGCTTCCGCGCTGTTGTCTGCCGTTTTACCGCAGGCGGATGCAGATAAAACGGTAACGACAGATGTGTCCGCAGCCGCGTTGCCCTTTTTTAAGAAACAGGGATTTATACTGCAACACCAAAACCAAATTCAGCGAAACGGCTCGGTTTTAATCAATTACCGCATGATTTTGCAAACCGACAGCATTGATGCGGCCGCACAAACTACCCCCTCCCCCGTGGGGGAGGGCTGGGGAGAGGGCAAAACAGTTGCCGCACAAACCAACTTTTCCGCAACCGCAGCAACCCCTCTCCCTAACCCTCTCCCGCAGGAGAGGGAACAGGGTACCGCAGCTTCAACGGTTTCAGGCAGCCTGCATCCTACAAATCCGCAGCAACCCTCCCCCTCCCCCGTGGGGGAGGGCTGGGGAGAGGGCAAAACAGTTGCCGCCCAAACCAACTTTTCTGCAACCTCAGCAAACCCTCTCCCTAACCCTCTCCCACAGGAGAGGGGACAGAGTACCGCAATTTCAACGGTTTCAGACGACCCCAAAGCCCAAAGGCTACCTGAAAACTCCCTATGCTACGCCAACGGTCAACCGATACTGCTTGGTGACCGTGTAACGATCGACAGCAGACAATGGCACGGCAAAATCGTTGCCTTGATTGCCGAGCAGCAATGCGACCCGTCCATCGGTTCCGCCGAAAAATGGGCAACATTACAAAGTGGCGTAATGGCGCGATTTGACGAAGCCGGCTTGGTGCATTATCCCGATGCTGAGACTGCCGGCGAACTCATCTTATTGGCACGCGCGGATGCAGCAGATGTCCTAAAATCTCAAAAGCACAACGTAGAATGTGTGGCGCAAGCCACGCACGCGGATTCTAAAGATACGGACAACCGCGTGCGTGAACCGAGTTCACCCACCCTACAAAACTTTTCAGACGACCCCAAACCCAAAACCCCAAAAAATCGTCTGAAACCCCTCCCCCTCGCCGACATCCGCACCTTCCAAGCCTGGCTCAAAACCGCCGAGCGCGACAACCCGCGCCTGTTGTTCCTCAGCCGCGACGACCTCATGCAGCACGCCGCCGCGCACATTACCGAAGAACAATTCCCCAAACACTGGCAAACCGCAGACGGCAAATTCAAACTCAGCTACCGCTTCGAGCCGCACCACCCGCTCGACGGCGTTACCCTCACCCTGCCGCTCACCGTCCTCAACCGCATCAGCCCCGCTTCCCTCGAATGGCTCGTGCCCGGCATGATACGCGAAAAAATCCAGCTACAAATCAAAGCACTGCCCAAACAAATCCGCCGCATCTGCGTGCCCGTGCCCGAATTCATCACCCAATTTTTAAGCCAAAACCCCGACCGCAACGCCCCCATCCTGCCCCAACTCGCCCAAGCCATCGCCAAAACCGCAGGCGACATCCGCATACTGGAGCAAATCAACCAAGACGAATGGGCCGCGTTCAGGCTGCCCGAACACTGCTATTTCAACCTCCGCATCATCGACGACGGCGGACAAGAATTAGCCATGGGGCGTGATTTAATCCAAATCCAACAACAACTTGGCAAAGCCGCCGCCACCACCTTCCGCGACAACACCCAAGAATTCGAGCGCGACAACGTTACCGCATGGGACATCGGCACCCTGCCCGAATCCATCAAATTCGCCCGCGGCAAACAACAGCTCACCGGCTACCTCGGCCTGCAAAAAGAAAAAGACGGCCGCATCGCCCTGCGCCTGTTCGACACGTCCGACGCCGCCGAACAAGCCCACAGATTAGGCGTGATAGAACTCATGAAACTACAACTAAAAGAACAAGTTAAAGACCTGAACAAAGGCATCCAAGGCTTCACCCAAGCCGCCATGCTGCTCAAACACATCAACGCCGACACCCTGCGCGACGACCTTACCCAAGCCGTCTGCGACCGCGCCTTTATCGGCGAAGACGAACTGCCGCGCAACGAAAAAGCCTTCAAAGAACAAATCAAACGCGCCCGCAGCCGCCTGCCCGCCGTCAAAGAAACCCTCAGCCGCTACTTGCAGGAAACCGCCGCCGCCTACGCCGAACTCAACGGCAAACTTGGCAAACACCCGCTCACCCACCTCCTAAGACTACGCCTGCAAACCCTGCTCGCCGCCGGCTTCGCCTCCCGCACCCCGTGGGCGCAATGGCCACGCCTCCCCATCTACCTCAAAGCCATGACCCTGCGCCTCGAAAAATACAGCGGCAACCCCGCCCGCGACGCAGCCCGCGAAGCCGATATTCAAGAGCTGGAACAAATGTGGCAGGAAAAAACCGACGGCTTGGTGAAACAAGGACAACCCGTTTCAGACGATCTCGCCGCGTTTAGATGGATGATTGAAGAATTGAGAGTGTCGCTGTTCGCGCAGGAATTGAAGACGCCGTATCCGGTGTCGGTGAAGAGACTGTTGAAGGTGTGGGAAACGAAGGAGAAATGA
- a CDS encoding AAA family ATPase yields MIKRITFTQYRRLKAPLELEFCNHINIISGLNGTCKSSILYLISNAFQAEKSTNTQLVPASELKVINNISAQVNAKIELLTKGDKEYNDPAPGQRGELFKVYYSDGQSIEFRRHNNADNAHSRFRLIPQYSSSQNQSLPTLRTVYLSLARLLPFGEMKNDTPVKGVRKELPEEYNVIFYQLVQHITGIKIIESTPQIIANIKTRTEYLTDTEGIDSNTASVGEDNAIIILKNLVLLRYYYENAPSLHNIDQPASILLIDEMDATLHPAMQLRLLHTLIEYSERYKIQIFFTTHSLYLLEKALTPTYRNHIKLNYLTHQGDHVTLLPDPSIHKIERHLQEIQTVSYSASPKIPIFTEDNEARVILNAIFGYFDSRCRYFRDLRDKFHFVNASIGCEILKEIFKDQYLNQNTMNAICILDGDNNGQKAMKHNIIVLPGNKNPEQLIFDYYDELANEQNFEMYQTQIFWNTDTALSNGLTKHRYINSIKPQISAIEERINQLRQDGKSASGVRRESNKTVFNDNLEEFKIVFDFWLDNHYTEIEQFYRDLRHCFRQVALLHKLDPELWPKSARLSENRIPDNS; encoded by the coding sequence ATGATTAAACGTATTACCTTTACACAATATCGACGCTTAAAAGCCCCCTTAGAATTAGAATTTTGCAATCATATCAATATTATTTCAGGATTAAACGGGACGTGTAAATCATCTATCCTATATCTCATCAGCAATGCATTCCAAGCAGAAAAATCCACTAATACTCAATTAGTACCCGCAAGTGAATTGAAAGTGATTAACAATATTTCTGCTCAAGTCAATGCAAAAATCGAATTGTTGACAAAAGGTGATAAGGAATACAACGACCCTGCCCCTGGACAGCGTGGTGAATTATTTAAAGTATATTATAGCGATGGGCAGTCTATTGAATTTAGAAGGCACAATAATGCGGACAATGCCCACTCACGCTTTCGGCTCATTCCTCAATATTCATCTTCCCAAAACCAAAGCTTGCCAACCTTACGTACAGTTTATTTAAGTTTAGCTAGATTGCTACCTTTCGGGGAAATGAAGAACGATACTCCTGTCAAAGGGGTAAGAAAAGAGTTGCCTGAAGAATATAATGTAATTTTCTATCAGTTAGTCCAGCATATAACTGGCATCAAAATAATTGAATCAACCCCTCAGATTATCGCAAATATTAAAACTCGAACTGAATATTTGACCGATACTGAAGGCATCGACTCCAATACAGCATCAGTTGGTGAAGATAATGCGATTATTATCTTAAAAAATTTGGTACTGCTTCGCTATTACTACGAAAATGCTCCAAGTCTGCATAATATCGACCAACCTGCGTCCATTTTGTTAATTGACGAAATGGACGCAACGCTTCACCCTGCTATGCAATTGCGTCTGCTTCATACCTTAATTGAATATTCTGAAAGATATAAGATTCAGATTTTCTTTACTACGCATAGCTTATACTTGCTAGAGAAAGCATTAACCCCTACTTATCGCAACCATATCAAATTAAATTATCTTACTCACCAAGGTGATCATGTAACCTTATTACCTGACCCATCTATTCATAAAATTGAGCGTCACTTACAGGAAATTCAAACTGTAAGTTATAGCGCGTCACCTAAAATCCCTATATTTACCGAAGATAATGAAGCGCGTGTCATTTTAAATGCGATTTTTGGCTACTTTGACAGCAGATGCAGATATTTTAGAGATTTAAGAGACAAGTTTCACTTTGTTAATGCCAGTATCGGTTGCGAAATATTGAAAGAAATTTTCAAAGACCAGTATTTAAATCAAAACACCATGAATGCCATTTGTATATTAGATGGTGACAATAACGGTCAGAAAGCAATGAAACATAATATTATTGTATTGCCTGGCAACAAAAATCCCGAACAATTGATTTTTGATTACTACGACGAATTAGCTAACGAACAAAATTTCGAAATGTATCAGACTCAGATTTTTTGGAATACTGATACAGCCTTAAGCAACGGTTTGACCAAGCACCGGTATATTAACTCAATTAAACCGCAAATATCAGCGATTGAAGAAAGAATTAATCAATTGAGACAAGATGGTAAATCTGCATCAGGTGTAAGAAGAGAAAGCAATAAAACTGTTTTTAATGACAATCTCGAAGAATTTAAAATAGTTTTCGATTTTTGGTTGGATAACCATTACACAGAAATAGAACAATTCTACCGGGACTTGCGCCATTGTTTCCGCCAAGTAGCATTGTTGCACAAATTAGACCCAGAACTTTGGCCGAAAAGTGCTCGTTTAAGTGAAAATAGAATACCAGACAATTCTTAA
- a CDS encoding DNA adenine methylase, which yields MAGNPKPLTPLRYPGGKGAFAPFVKSVIETNHLKGGHYMEPFAGGAGVALDLLFNGYVSDIHINDADLAIYHFWHAIVTNTDDFLALLQQAPLTIEEWEKQKLILKHPENHSDLEHGFATFYLNRTNHSGILKAGVIGGKAQNGTYKLDARFNKVRLSSLIKRIANYANNIHVYNLDALELLGKADKILPSPALIYLDPPYYIKGHRLYRNFYNHDDHVQICDALGTIKTPWIVSYDNCNEIKSIYKNYYQEEYILSYCAYKRIKGSEVMIYGKNVLRPNSKL from the coding sequence ATGGCAGGCAACCCCAAACCCCTAACACCTTTACGCTATCCTGGCGGTAAAGGGGCTTTTGCTCCTTTTGTAAAATCAGTCATTGAAACAAATCATCTCAAAGGCGGTCATTATATGGAACCGTTTGCAGGTGGAGCAGGAGTAGCATTGGATTTACTCTTTAACGGCTATGTTTCCGATATCCATATTAATGATGCAGATTTGGCCATCTATCACTTTTGGCATGCTATCGTTACTAATACAGATGATTTTCTAGCACTACTACAACAAGCTCCCTTAACTATTGAAGAATGGGAGAAGCAAAAGCTGATTTTAAAACATCCTGAAAACCATTCTGATTTAGAGCATGGTTTTGCAACTTTTTATTTAAATCGCACCAATCACTCTGGTATTTTAAAAGCGGGCGTAATTGGTGGCAAAGCCCAAAATGGTACATACAAATTGGATGCTCGGTTTAATAAAGTCCGTTTATCTAGCCTAATTAAACGTATTGCTAATTATGCCAATAATATTCATGTGTATAACCTTGATGCGCTTGAACTATTAGGTAAAGCAGACAAAATATTACCTTCCCCTGCTTTAATCTATCTTGACCCACCTTACTATATTAAAGGTCATCGTTTGTACCGTAATTTCTATAATCACGATGACCACGTTCAGATTTGTGATGCTTTAGGTACAATTAAAACACCTTGGATTGTTTCATATGATAATTGTAATGAGATTAAGTCTATTTATAAAAATTATTATCAAGAAGAATACATCTTATCCTACTGCGCATATAAAAGAATTAAGGGTTCCGAAGTCATGATTTATGGGAAAAATGTATTGAGACCTAACAGCAAGTTGTAG
- a CDS encoding SWIM zinc finger family protein, translating into MPRIHPLHLFPPHIAERGLLYFQQGKVGAVQKTSAGRYRAEVCGSENYSVWLKLDSDLYIKDGGCDCPYGGACKHMAALWYAVRSQTPDGQPDETDAQQPKQGGNLYRQQLSRIFSRTRYYDYHEAADLGIRLQDWLEDVAQEGTAALAQALPLLIPRLQDAFEKADDSDGMLGDAMYMAIDLLEEAVMENVPKRLINFLDKCLDDSRYFDFSEAGNKIYQIRARIWRLRGEWQAWQDYVAKRLAVTKSGWEHEFWAIEGWQVLQAKGDTAAAQDYFRRHLRLPKFRQIAVEQAVGQQDWTEAERLLREGISIAEDEGTLGTAHKWKLQLFDVLKETGKNVREIAADLAFSTSLSLPHYEAWKATFSAAEWPHEFNRLLARLSGQYSLRAEILEHEQEFDRLLALLQQHLSLYMMERFAPSFPEPYHDQIVACYLKIFAAEINKASNRKQYRQLFNQLKILRRQYSAQRQAMEDFADEIRERYSDKPRRPALLEELDRAGF; encoded by the coding sequence ATGCCCCGTATCCACCCGCTCCACCTGTTCCCGCCCCACATCGCCGAACGCGGCCTGCTGTATTTTCAGCAGGGCAAAGTTGGTGCTGTCCAAAAAACTTCTGCAGGGCGTTATCGGGCGGAGGTGTGCGGTTCGGAAAACTATTCGGTATGGCTGAAGCTGGATAGTGATTTGTACATTAAGGACGGGGGCTGCGATTGCCCTTATGGCGGGGCGTGCAAGCATATGGCGGCGTTGTGGTATGCGGTGCGCTCCCAAACGCCGGACGGGCAGCCGGACGAAACCGACGCGCAGCAGCCTAAACAGGGCGGCAATCTGTATCGCCAGCAGCTCTCCCGAATCTTTTCCCGAACCCGATATTATGATTACCACGAAGCCGCCGATTTGGGTATCAGGCTGCAAGACTGGTTGGAAGATGTGGCGCAAGAGGGGACGGCGGCGTTGGCGCAGGCTTTGCCTCTGTTGATACCGCGTTTGCAGGATGCTTTTGAAAAGGCGGACGATTCGGACGGTATGTTGGGCGATGCCATGTATATGGCAATCGACCTGCTGGAAGAGGCGGTCATGGAAAATGTCCCAAAGCGTTTGATCAATTTTTTGGACAAATGTTTGGACGACAGCCGCTATTTTGATTTCTCGGAGGCAGGCAATAAAATCTACCAAATCCGCGCCCGAATCTGGCGGCTGCGCGGCGAATGGCAGGCGTGGCAAGATTATGTGGCTAAACGTTTGGCTGTTACCAAGTCGGGTTGGGAACATGAATTTTGGGCAATCGAGGGCTGGCAGGTTTTGCAGGCGAAAGGCGATACTGCTGCCGCGCAGGATTATTTCAGACGACATCTGCGCCTGCCGAAATTCAGACAAATTGCGGTAGAACAAGCAGTCGGGCAGCAAGATTGGACGGAAGCGGAACGCCTCTTGCGCGAAGGCATCAGCATTGCCGAAGATGAAGGAACACTCGGCACAGCGCACAAATGGAAGCTGCAACTTTTCGATGTATTGAAGGAAACCGGTAAAAATGTACGCGAAATCGCAGCGGATTTGGCGTTTTCCACCAGCCTTTCGTTGCCGCATTACGAAGCGTGGAAAGCCACGTTTTCCGCCGCCGAATGGCCGCATGAATTCAACCGCCTGCTTGCGCGCTTATCGGGTCAATATTCGCTGCGGGCTGAAATATTGGAGCATGAACAGGAATTCGACCGGCTGCTCGCCCTATTGCAGCAACACCTTTCGTTGTACATGATGGAACGTTTTGCCCCGTCTTTCCCCGAGCCGTATCACGACCAAATCGTAGCTTGCTACCTGAAAATCTTTGCGGCTGAAATCAATAAGGCAAGCAACCGTAAGCAATACCGTCAGCTCTTTAACCAATTAAAGATTCTCCGCCGCCAATATTCCGCACAACGGCAGGCAATGGAAGACTTCGCCGACGAAATCAGGGAACGATATAGCGACAAACCGCGCCGGCCTGCGTTGCTGGAAGAATTAGATCGGGCGGGGTTTTAG
- a CDS encoding XAC2610-related protein: MKKYLMLFALFAAAGAQAKEFFRVTDLPDGWQAHISVEGCKDNHCGGKGAVFLYHPKKETTNVFKSDDLIFERGEGSKISAAKSPLIMKDFTFDGLKDIAVATGNKGPKNSPTYDIYEQGEYGDFSQSYSLTELTKNYMGMFRVDNKQKALIVTNEVDCCTRIEERYRYNHDEYSLVPFYSRSVDTSDEDKVVVTETRTDRRGNEKTTTRTYTPAQWQRLNK, from the coding sequence ATGAAAAAATACCTCATGCTATTTGCTCTTTTCGCCGCTGCCGGCGCTCAGGCAAAAGAATTTTTCCGTGTGACCGATCTGCCCGACGGCTGGCAGGCGCATATTTCTGTCGAGGGCTGCAAAGACAATCATTGCGGCGGCAAAGGCGCGGTGTTTTTGTATCACCCTAAGAAGGAAACCACAAATGTTTTTAAGAGTGACGACCTGATATTTGAACGCGGCGAAGGCAGCAAAATCTCTGCGGCAAAAAGCCCTTTGATTATGAAAGACTTTACCTTTGACGGACTCAAAGATATTGCCGTTGCGACAGGCAATAAAGGCCCTAAAAACTCTCCTACATACGATATCTACGAGCAAGGCGAGTATGGTGATTTTAGCCAAAGTTATTCACTGACTGAATTGACCAAGAATTACATGGGGATGTTCCGCGTCGACAACAAACAAAAAGCCCTGATTGTGACGAATGAAGTCGACTGCTGCACCCGTATCGAAGAACGCTACCGTTACAACCACGATGAGTATAGTCTGGTGCCGTTCTACTCCCGTTCAGTCGATACCTCTGACGAGGACAAGGTCGTGGTAACTGAAACCCGAACCGACCGTCGTGGCAACGAGAAAACCACTACCCGAACCTACACCCCCGCACAATGGCAGCGTCTGAATAAATAA
- the prfB gene encoding peptide chain release factor 2, whose amino-acid sequence MEAEVINQLNNTLNDLEKRSEDIRVYMDYQGKKDRLEEVIGLSEDPELWNDPKRAQEIGKERKILEGIVLTLDNIASGIEDNRMLIEMTVEENDEEGFAAVQEDVAGLEKQMADLEFKRMFNQPADPNNCFIDITAGAGGTEAEDWAGMLFRMYSRYAERKGFKIEILEEDDGEIAGINRATIRVEGEYAYGLLRTETGVHRLVRYSPFDSNNKRHTSFSSVFVYPEIDDSIEIEINPADLRIDTYRASGAGGQHINKTDSAVRITHEPTGIVVQCQNDRSQHANKAAAMEMLKSKLYELEMRKRNEEKQALEEGKSDVGWGSQIRSYVLDSSRIKDLRTGYEVGNTKAVLDGDLDGFIEASLKQGV is encoded by the coding sequence ATGGAAGCCGAAGTAATCAACCAGCTCAACAACACCCTGAACGATTTGGAAAAGCGCAGCGAAGACATCCGCGTCTATATGGACTATCAGGGCAAGAAAGACCGATTGGAAGAAGTCATCGGCCTTTCCGAAGACCCTGAGCTGTGGAATGACCCCAAACGCGCCCAAGAAATCGGCAAAGAGCGCAAAATCCTCGAAGGCATCGTGTTGACGCTCGACAACATCGCGTCGGGCATCGAAGACAACCGAATGCTGATTGAAATGACCGTCGAAGAAAACGACGAAGAAGGTTTCGCCGCCGTGCAGGAAGACGTGGCGGGACTGGAAAAACAGATGGCGGATTTGGAGTTCAAACGGATGTTCAACCAGCCCGCCGACCCGAACAACTGCTTTATCGACATCACCGCAGGCGCGGGCGGTACGGAAGCGGAAGACTGGGCGGGCATGCTGTTCCGCATGTACAGCCGCTACGCCGAGCGCAAAGGCTTCAAAATCGAAATCCTCGAAGAAGACGACGGCGAAATCGCGGGCATCAACCGCGCCACCATCCGCGTGGAAGGCGAATACGCCTACGGTTTGCTGCGCACGGAAACCGGCGTTCACCGCCTGGTGCGCTACTCGCCGTTTGACTCGAACAACAAACGCCATACGTCGTTCTCATCCGTGTTCGTCTATCCCGAAATCGACGATTCCATCGAAATCGAAATCAACCCCGCCGATTTGCGTATCGACACTTATCGCGCATCGGGCGCGGGCGGTCAGCACATCAATAAAACCGATTCCGCCGTGCGCATTACCCACGAGCCGACGGGGATTGTGGTGCAGTGTCAAAACGACCGTTCGCAACACGCCAACAAAGCCGCTGCGATGGAAATGTTGAAATCCAAACTGTATGAATTGGAGATGCGCAAACGTAATGAAGAGAAACAAGCGTTGGAAGAAGGCAAGTCCGATGTGGGTTGGGGCAGCCAAATCCGCTCATACGTCTTGGACTCCTCGCGCATCAAAGACTTGCGCACGGGCTACGAAGTCGGCAACACCAAAGCCGTATTGGACGGCGATTTGGACGGCTTCATCGAAGCCAGCTTGAAACAGGGCGTATAA
- a CDS encoding TlpA disulfide reductase family protein has translation MKKLLLASVLMTAALSAPAFAADPLAGWNDNKPQSLQSLKAPVRVVNLWATWCGPCRKEMPAMSAWYKAQKKGSVDMVGIALDTSDNIGKFLKQTPVSYHVWRYTGADSRNFMKSYGNNVGVLPFTVVEAPKCGYKQTITGEVNEKSLTAAVNAAKEKCK, from the coding sequence ATGAAAAAATTATTGCTTGCCTCTGTTTTGATGACCGCCGCCCTGTCTGCCCCTGCGTTTGCCGCCGACCCGCTGGCAGGCTGGAACGACAACAAACCGCAAAGCCTGCAATCGCTCAAAGCGCCTGTGCGCGTGGTGAACCTGTGGGCGACCTGGTGCGGTCCGTGCCGTAAGGAAATGCCCGCCATGTCCGCTTGGTACAAAGCGCAGAAAAAAGGCAGTGTCGATATGGTCGGTATCGCGTTGGATACTTCCGACAACATCGGCAAATTCTTGAAACAAACCCCCGTCAGCTATCATGTTTGGCGTTATACCGGCGCGGACAGCCGCAATTTCATGAAGTCTTACGGCAACAACGTCGGCGTCCTGCCGTTCACCGTCGTCGAAGCCCCGAAATGCGGTTACAAACAAACCATCACCGGCGAAGTCAACGAAAAAAGCCTGACCGCCGCCGTCAATGCAGCTAAAGAGAAATGTAAATAA